A DNA window from Camelina sativa cultivar DH55 chromosome 13, Cs, whole genome shotgun sequence contains the following coding sequences:
- the LOC104737234 gene encoding uncharacterized protein LOC104737234: MRKPRGRPKNGDRRKEPFEDLQNSGKSTRHGRIPHCSLCGQAGHNKSSCKNEPLVVEGPKNKRGRPKKLIDESHPKAPPKPRKRRNTLVAGSSSQSIQAGESSSQTPVTSSAPQPSISSNQVQPHVKKARRGRPLKIRKTSKIPQGVGTFWSPFTDRPFQVFGDRVYDRSNLNPKPQEERNT, from the exons ATGAGAAAACCAAGAGGGAGACCAAAAAACGGAGACAGGCGTAAGGAACCTTTTGAAGACCTACAAAATTCAGGGAAATCAACAAGACATGGCAGGATTCCACATTGTAGCCTATGTGGTCAAGCTGGGCATAACAAGAGTAGTTGCAAGAATGAACCACTTGTTGTGGAGGGTCCAAAGAACAAACGTGGGAGACCAAAGAAGCTTATAGATGAG AGTCATCCTAAGGCACCCCCAaagccaagaaaaagaagaaacactcTTGTAGCTGGAAGTAGTTCTCAGTCTATACAAGCTGGTGAATCAAGCTCACAAACTCCGGTTACTTCTAGTGCTCCTCAGCCTTCAATCTCATCAAATCAAGTGCAGCCACATGTGAAGAAAGCTAGAAGAGGGAGACCATTGAAGATTAGAAAAACTAGTAAAATTCCACAAGGTGTTGGAACATTTTGGAGTCCATTCACGGATCGACCATTTCAGGTGTTTGGAGACCGAGTTTATGATAGGTCTAACCTAAACCCAAAACCTCAAGAAGAACGTAATACATAG
- the LOC104738408 gene encoding putative F-box protein At3g23950, with amino-acid sequence MVIKQLCPEEALVKVLAQVSLRNIARFRSVCKEWKCLIDSDFFRDLYESLKSSSTSVSWSIMNTRDKRVSLEIVGHHGCERWGLTSSLGSYMHHIPETTVRKSSVLSCTDGIVLLYTETVEGELMYHVGNPLLRQWARIPLPSHLSAFDVVRLQENRHFSDNGLVTKMEKGVVVGYKVVWMLASTPLSRELTFMIYSSQTGLWKNKRVRCVRSLFWSRLGYYVPLNGVLHWLAAYGCSLDANYVASYDFYNGCDDDLDNFNVIPFPGIERFERNQRFKRTITTSAGFVVYCNVFNDNGGRTIRVWRLVSTNDHPKSWKLSWKLNTNSSLTGFGADYFPVVMHPFNSDIIYLWSRNKNGLVLLNLRTHKFSLHKEESSSEDNEEGNKSMDGCIMSFSGCKEYMDLIHPIFVNNISGGFHNLYFSQYVLPRWLNPLPQLSS; translated from the coding sequence atggttatcaAACAATTGTGTCCAGAGGAAGCACTGGTAAAAGTCTTGGCTCAAGTATCACTGAGGAACATCGCCAGATTCAGATCAGTGTGCAAAGAATGGAAATGTCTAATCGATTCCGACTTCTTCCGAGATCTCTACGAATCACTGAAATCTTCCTCCACCTCCGTGTCGTGGTCAATCATGAACACAAGGGACAAAAGAGTGTCGCTTGAAATCGTGGGACACCACGGATGTGAGAGATGGGGACTTACCAGTTCGCTAGGCTCTTACATGCATCACATTCCCGAGACCACCGTGAGAAAAAGTTCTGTGTTGAGCTGCACGGATGGTATTGTATTGCTTTACACCGAGACCGTCGAAGGAGAACTAATGTATCATGTCGGGAACCCCTTGTTGCGACAATGGGCACGGATCCCTCTTCCTTCACATCTCTCTGCTTTCGATGTCGTGAGGTTACAGGAGAATCGACATTTCAGCGACAATGGGTTGGTCACAAAGATGGAAAAGGGTGTTGTCGTGGGTTACAAGGTTGTCTGGATGTTAGCATCAACTCCATTATCTAGGGAACTCACTTTCATGATATACTCCTCTCAAACAGGATTGTGGAAAAATAAAAGGGTTCGTTGTGTCCGTTCCTTGTTCTGGTCTAGACTAGGATATTATGTTCCTTTGAACGGGGTTCTCCACTGGCTTGCTGCGTACGGTTGCTCCTTGGACGCAAATTATGTTGCATCCTATGATTTCTATAATGGATGTGATGATGATCTTGACAACTTTAATGTTATACCTTTTCCTGGTATTGAGAGATTTGAACGGAACCAGCGTTTCAAGAGAACAATCACAACGTCTGCGGGATTTGTGGTGTACTGCAACGTTTTCAATGATAATGGAGGCCGTACAATTAGGGTTTGGAGGCTGGTCTCTACGAATGATCATCCTAAGTCATGGAAGCTCTCGTGGAAACTCAACACCAACTCGTCTTTGACTGGTTTCGGTGCTGATTATTTCCCTGTGGTAATGCATCCTTTTAACTCCGACATCATATACCTCTGGAGTAGGAACAAGAACGGTTTGGTCTTGTTAAACTTGAGAACACACAAGTTTAGTCTTCACAAGGAGGAGTCATCATCAGAAGATAATGAGGAGGGGAACAAGTCTATGGATGGATGCATCATGAGCTTTAGCGGTTGCAAGGAGTATATGGACTTGATCCATCCAATCTTCGTTAATAATATATCAGGTGGTTTTCACAACCTCTACTTTTCACAGTACGTTCTACCACGTTGGCTGAATCCGCTCCCTCAGCTTTCTTCTTGA
- the LOC104737235 gene encoding primary amine oxidase, whose protein sequence is MEQKTFFRLTFLIVTAGFIISFTSTNFSHGPTKLLDCTDSSSSPLCASRNFLFNKQQPRPIPKHDPKPKTKNHDHASDTPNHPLDPLTVVELNKVRSILTSHALFTSGTPHAFHTVVLEEPDKNLVRLWEKGNPLPPRKASVIARVGTDTHVLTVDISTGKVESENIPVNVSGYPMMTIEEMNGMTVLPFSNAEFNRTILSRGVNLTDVICFPISCGWYGSKEDNARVIKNQCFLTQGTANFYMRPIEGLTILINLDTKKVIEISDTGRAIPIPGSTNTDYRFEKLVTTDKTRRLNPISIEQPRGPSFVIEDNHLVKWANWEFHLKPDPRAGVVLSRVRVHDPDTQETRDVMYKGFVSELFVPYMDPSDAWYFKTYMDAGEYGFGLQAMPLVPLNDCPRNAAYMDGVFTAADGTPFVRENMVCIFESYAGDIGWRHSESPITGLPIREVRPKVTLVVRMAASVGNYDYIIDYEFQTDGLIEVKVGLSGILMVKGTTYQNKKQVEKDKDGNEEELHGTLLSENVIGVIHDHYVTFYLDLDVDGPDNSFVKVNLKRQETEPGESPRKSYLKAVRNIAKTEKDGQIKLSLYDPSEFHVINSGKTTRVGNPTGYKVVPRATAASLLDHDDPPQKRGAFTNNQIWVTPYNKSEQWAGGLFTYQSHGDDTLAVWSDRDRDIENKDIVVWYTLGFHHIPCQEDFPIMPTVSSSFDLKPTNFFERNPILGAAPNFEHDLPVCVVQSVSV, encoded by the exons ATGgaacaaaaaacatttttccGGTTAACTTTTCTCATAGTCACGGCCggtttcatcatctctttcacatCCACTAACTTCTCTCACGGACCGACGAAGCTTCTTGACTGCACCGATTCTTCCTCTTCACCTCTTTGCGCTTCTAGAAACTTCCttttcaacaaacaacaaccacGACCAATTCCTAAACACGATCCTAAACCAAAGACTAAAAACCATGACCATGCGTCCGACACACCAAACCATCCTCTAGACCCACTCACGGTGGTGGAGTTAAACAAAGTACGATCAATACTCACCTCACACGCGCTATTCACCTCCGGTACACCTCACGCGTTCCACACCGTCGTTCTTGAAGAGCCTGACAAGAATCTTGTCCGTCTTTGGGAAAAAGGGAACCCACTCCCTCCGAGGAAAGCTTCCGTTATCGCACGTGTTGGCACCGACACGCACGTGCTCACCGTTGATATCTCAACGGGTAAGGTAGAGTCAGAGAATATCCCGGTTAATGTTTCTGGTTACCCGATGATGACCATAGAAGAGATGAACGGTATGACGGTTCTACCATTCTCAAACGCGGAATTCAACCGTACGATTCTTTCTCGTGGAGTTAATCTAACGGACGTGATTTGCTTCCCAATCTCATGTGGCTGGTATGGTAGTAAAGAAGATAACGCAAGGGTAATTAAAAACCAGTGTTTCTTGACTCAAGGTACGGCCAACTTCTACATGCGACCTATCGAAGGTTTGACTATTCTTATCAATTTAGATACAAAGAAGGTGATCGAGATATCCGATACGGGTCGGGCTATACCCATACCCGGTTCAACCAATACTGATTACCGCTTCGAAAAGCTCGTGACCACAGACAAAACCCGACGTCTAAACCCGATATCAATCGAACAGCCACGTGGTCCAAGCTTCGTCATAGAGGACAACCATTTGGTGAAATGGGCAAACTGGGAATTTCATTTAAAACCAGACCCGAGAGCAGGTGTGGTTCTATCACGGGTCAGGGTACATGATCCGGATACTCAAGAGACACGTGACGTGATGTACAAAGGGTTCGTGTCCGAGCTTTTTGTTCCGTACATGGATCCATCAGACGCGTGGTACTTTAAGACTTACATGGACGCAGGGGAGTATGGGTTTGGGTTACAAGCCATGCCACTCGTACCGCTTAATGATTGTCCACGAAACGCAGCGTATATGGACGGAGTTTTCACAGCAGCTGATGGAACACCGTTTGTGAGAGAAAACATGGTTTGTATTTTCGAGAGTTACGCCGGAGATATTGGGTGGCGTCACTCCGAAAGCCCCATCACAGGCTTACCg ATAAGGGAAGTGAGACCAAAAGTGACGCTTGTGGTACGAATGGCAGCTTCGGTAGGTAACTACGATTACATCATTGATTATGAGTTCCAAACTGATGGGCTTATCGAAGTTAAG GTTGGGCTTAGTGGAATATTAATGGTGAAAGGGACAACAtatcaaaacaagaaacaagtgGAGAAAGATAAAGACGGTAATGAAGAAGAGCTTCACGGCACGCTTCTGTCTGAAAATGTAATCGGAGTAATTCATGATCACTACGTCACTTTTTACCTTGATCTTGACGTCGATGGCCCCGACAACTCATTTGTTAAAGTGAACCTCAAAAGGCAAGAGACTGAGCCAGGTGAGTCACCGAGGAAGAGTTACCTGAAGGCGGTTAGAAACATTGCAAAAACCGAAAAGGATGGTCAGATCAAGCTTAGCTTGTATGATCCATCAGAATTCCACGTGATCAACTCTGGTAAGACCACTCGGGTTGGTAACCCGACGGGTTACAAAGTTGTGCCTAGAGCGACAGCTGCTAGTTTGCTTGACCATGATGACCCGCCGCAGAAGAGAGGAGCTTTTACCAATAACCAAATTTGGGTCACTCCCTACAATAAGTCGGAACAATGGGCTGGTGGCTTGTTCACTTACCAAAGCCACGGTGATGATACTCTGGCTGTTTGGTCAGACAG GGATAGAGACATAGAGAACAAGGACATAGTTGTGTGGTACACACTTGGCTTCCATCACATTCCATGTCAAGAAGATTTTCCGATAATGCCCACGGTTTCTTCGAGTTTCGACTTGAAGCCCACAAATTTTTTCGAGCGCAATCCAATCCTAGGGGCCGCTCCTAACTTCGAACACGACCTTCCGGTTTGTGTAGTTCAATCTGTTTCTGTCTGA
- the LOC109125243 gene encoding LOW QUALITY PROTEIN: flavonoid 3',5'-hydroxylase 1-like (The sequence of the model RefSeq protein was modified relative to this genomic sequence to represent the inferred CDS: inserted 1 base in 1 codon): MLNLTMNMLWGGSVEAEEMESVGTEFKGVITELTGLLGEPNVSDFFPWLARFDLQGLVKRMRVCSLELDAVPITANHVKAVLTDMVVGGTDTSTNTIEFAMAELMSNPEFIKRAQQELDEVVDKDNIVEESHITRLPYILAIMKETLRLHPTLPLLVPHRPAETALVGGYTXPKDTKIFVNVWSIQRDPNVWENPTVFRPERFLDNNTCDFTGANYSYFPFGSGRRICAGVALGERMVLYTLATLLHSFDWKIPEGQVLDLEEKFGIVLKLKTPLVALPIPRLSDSDLYL, translated from the exons ATGTTGAATCTGACTATGAATATGTTATGGGGAGGGTCGGTGGAAGCAGAGGAGATGGAGAGTGTAGGAACAGAGTTTAAAGGAGTTATCACTGAGTTAACCGGGCTTTTGGGTGAGCCTAATGTTTCTGACTTTTTCCCGTGGCTAGCGAGATTCGATCTTCAAGGGCTTGTTAAGAGGATGCGTGTGTGTTCTCTAGAGCTCGATGCGGTTCCCATTACCGCTAACCATGTCAAAGCCGTACTCACG GATATGGTGGTTGGTGGCACAGACACATCAACAAACACGATAGAGTTTGCAATGGCTGAGCTAATGAGCAACCCGGAGTTCATAAAAAGGGCACAACAAGAGCTAGACGAAGTTGTCGACAAAGACAATATTGTTGAAGAATCACACATCACTAGACTTCCTTACATATTAGCCATTATGAAAGAAACGCTTAGGCTTCACCCTACTCTTCCTTTGTTAGTCCCTCACCGTCCGGCTGAAACAGCCTTGGTAGGCGGCTACA ATCCTAAAGACACTAAGATCTTCGTCAATGTTTGGTCTATTCAGAGAGACCCAAATGTCTGGGAGAACCCAACAGTGTTTCGTCCAGAAAGGTTTCTTGATAACAACACTTGTGATTTCACTGGAGCCAATTATAGCTATTTTCCGTTTGGATCTGGCCGGAGAATTTGCGCCGGTGTAGCACTCGGCGAGAGGATGGTTTTGTACACTCTCGCGACACTACTGCATTCGTTCGATTGGAAGATACCAGAAGGACAAGTGTTGGATTTAGAAGAGAAGTTTGGGATTGTCTTAAAGCTCAAGACCCCTCTTGTTGCCTTGCCCATTCCGAGGTTGTCCGATTCGGATCTTTATCTATAA
- the LOC104737237 gene encoding flavonoid 3'-monooxygenase-like encodes MSPISNLLPDNTFNVTPYAILILTAILSILWYISKRSPQPPLPPGPRGLPIVGNLPFLDPDLHTYFANLAKKHGPIFKLNLGSKLTVVVNSPSLAREILKDQDINFSNRDVPITGRAATYGGIDIVWLPYGAEWRQLRKICVLKLLSRKTLDSFYELRRKEVRERTRYLYEKGQEESPVKVGDQLFLTMLNLTMNMLWGGSVEAEEMESVGTEFKGVITELTGLLGEPNVSDFFPWLARFDLQGLVKRMRVCSRELDAVLDRAIEQMQRLKGRDDHDGESKDFLQYLMKLKDQESDSEVPITANHVKAVLTDMVVGGTDTSTNTIEFAMTELMSNPEFIKSAQQELDEVVGKDNIVEESHITRLPYILAIMKETLRLHPTLPLLVPHRPAETAVVGGYTIPKDTKIFVNVWSIQRDPNVWENPTVFRPERFLDNNTCDFTGANYSYFPFGSGRRICAGVALGERMVLYTLATLLHSFDWKIPEGQVLDLEEKFGIVLKLKTPLVALPIPRLSDSNLYL; translated from the exons ATGTCTCCGATTTCAAATCTCTTGCCCGATAACACATTTAATGTCACTCCTTACGCAATTCTCATTCTCACCGCCATCTTATCGATTCTATGGTACATCTCCAAACGCTCGCCACAACCGCCTCTACCCCCTGGACCACGAGGGCTACCTATAGTCGGGAACCTCCCGTTTCTTGACCCGGACCTTCACACCTACTTTGCTAACCTAGCTAAAAAACACGGTCCAATCTTCAAACTCAATCTTGGCTCGAAACTAACCGTCGTGGTCAACTCTCCATCGCTGGCTCGAGAGATCTTGAAAGATCAAGACATCAATTTCTCAAATCGAGATGTCCCTATCACGGGCCGAGCTGCTACATATGGTGGTATTGATATCGTTTGGTTACCATACGGCGCCGAGTGGAGACAGCTTAGAAAAATTTGCGTTCTCAAACTCCTTAGCCGCAAGACTTTGGATTCTTTCTACGAGCTCCGACGCAAAGAAGTCCGAGAAAGAACGAGATATCTATACGAGAAAGGTCAAGAAGAATCCCCCGTTAAAGTCGGAGATCAATTGTTTTTGACGATGTTGAATCTGACTATGAATATGTTATGGGGAGGGTCGGTGGAAGCAGAGGAGATGGAGAGTGTTGGAACAGAGTTTAAAGGAGTTATCACTGAGTTAACCGGGCTTTTGGGTGAGCCTAATGTTTCTGACTTTTTCCCGTGGCTAGCGAGATTCGATCTTCAAGGGCTTGTTAAAAGGATGCGTGTGTGTTCTCGAGAGCTCGATGCGGTACTCGATCGAGCCATTGAGCAGATGCAAAGGCTAAAAGGAAGAGATGATCATGATGGTGAAAGCAAAGACTTCTTGCAATATTTGATGAAGTTAAAAGACCAAGAAAGTGACTCGGAGGTTCCCATTACGGCTAACCATGTCAAAGCCGTACTCACG GATATGGTGGTTGGGGGCACAGACACATCAACAAACACGATAGAGTTTGCAATGACTGAGCTAATGAGCAACCCGGAGTTCATAAAAAGTGCACAACAAGAGCTAGACGAAGTTGTCGGCAAAGACAATATTGTTGAAGAATCACACATCACTAGACTTCCTTACATATTAGCCATTATGAAAGAAACGCTTAGGCTTCACCCTACTCTTCCTTTGTTAGTCCCTCACCGTCCGGCTGAAACAGCCGTGGTAGGCGGCTACACTATCCCTAAAGACACTAAGATCTTCGTCAATGTTTGGTCTATTCAGAGAGACCCAAATGTCTGGGAGAACCCAACAGTGTTTCGTCCAGAAAGGTTTCTTGATAACAACACTTGTGATTTCACTGGAGCCAATTATAGCTATTTTCCGTTTGGATCTGGCCGGAGAATTTGCGCTGGTGTAGCACTCGGCGAGAGGATGGTTTTGTACACTCTCGCGACACTACTGCATTCGTTCGATTGGAAGATACCAGAAGGACAAGTGTTGGATTTAGAAGAGAAGTTTGGGATTGTCTTAAAGCTCAAGACCCCTCTTGTTGCCTTGCCCATTCCGAGGTTGTCTGATTCGAATCTTTATCTATAA
- the LOC104738409 gene encoding uncharacterized protein LOC104738409: MNLCVTFKGGVEDVGSKFKLDLNKEPWFSSDEDGDGRPNENLALFVGTDDTKRNVVLGKKTFDDTKTPVMVLERRSKNYEGGLEGHKPNDIINIIRTEYGCDLTYSQAWESREYAVNEVRGIPENSYGKNTKVLVHDTRSESGGFYKGMRKVIVVDGTFLKNKYKGVMLVATAVDGNSNLYPIAFGIADSENDSSWEWFFEQIKVVIRDDKDLSFISDRHVSISKSLEKIYLLSTHGICIHHLIGNVITYHKGRGVADLVSRASKAYRVAEFEKHFGEICNISPVTGEYLEDAQVKKWVRCHFHGYRYDLNTKNAAESINSALRSPREYSIIPLLDSIREMLTRWFIEQRELSAKQKDPLTVKVENKISRRIGKGKYFKSYRIGRNILQVKANRVDFVVDLERRTCSCGKFQMGKIPCRHAIKGAFDICTDLYRYADDMYSPTSWREYYEETVNPIGIPENEWGVPDHIEAAKVLPPETRRHPGRQRKRRHETVEDKIRASH; this comes from the exons atgaatttGTGTGTGACATTCAAAGGTGGTGTTGAGGATGTTGGGAGCAAATTCAAACTGGATTTGAATAAAGAACCATGGTTTTCAAGtgatgaagatggtgatggTAGACCGAATGAAAACCTAGCTTTATTTGTGGGTACTGATGATACCAAACGGAATGTTGTTTTAGGGAAAAAAACATTCGACGATACGAAAACGCCGGTTATGGTGTTGGAACGTCGTTCAAAG AATTATGAGGGTGGATTAGAAGGGCATAAACCGAATGATATCATTAATATTATTCGTACAGAGTATGGTTGTGATTTAACTTACTCTCAGGCATGGGAGTCTCGCGAGTATGCAGTGAACGAAGTTAGAGGAATTCCTGAGAATAGTTATGGTAAAAATACCAAAGTACTTGTACATGATACAAGAAGCGAATCCGG AGGATTTTACAAGGGAATGAGGAAagttattgtggttgatggAACATTTCTGAAGAACAAATACAAAGGAGTTATGCTAGTTGCTACAGCTGTAGATGGTAACTCTAATTTGTATCCAATAGCATTTGGaattgctgattctgagaatgattcTTCATGGGAGTGGTTTTTTGAGCAGATTAAGGTTGTTATTAGAGATGATAAAGATTTATCTTTCATATCAGATAGGCATGTGTCAATTAGCAAATCACTTGAAAAAATTTATCTATTGTCTACTCATGGTATTTGCATCCATCACTTGATTGGTAATGTTATTACATATCACAAGGGAAGGGGTGTGGCTGATTTGGTTTCAAGAGCGTCGAAAGCTTATAGAGTTGCTGAGtttgaaaaacattttggaGAAATTTGCAACATCAGTCCTGTGACTGGAGAGTACCTAGAGGATGCTCAGGTTAAAAAATGGGTTCGATGCCATTTCCATGGATACAGATATGACTTGAACACAAAAAATGCTGCAGAATCGATCAATTCAGCTTTGAGATCACCTAGAGAGTATTCAATAATCCCTTTATTAGACAGCATCAGAGAGATGTTAACACGCTGGTTTATTGAGCAAAGAGAATTAAGTGCCAAGCAGAAAGATCCTTTAACTGTTAAGGTGGAGAATaagatttcaagaagaatagGGAAAGGTAAATACTTTAAAAGTTATCGGATTGGAAGAAACATTTTACAGGTTAAAGCGAATAGGGTAGACTTTGTGGTTGACTTGGAGAGAAGGACATGTTCATGTGGGAAGTTCCAAATGGGCAAAATCCCTTGCAGACACGCCATCAAAGGAGCTTTTGATATATGTACTGATCTATATCGATATGCTGATGATATGTATAGCCCCACCAGTTGGAGAGAGTATTATGAGGAGACTGTTAATCCAATAGGTATTCCAGAGAACGAATGGGGCGTCCCTGACCACATTGAGGCTGCAAAAGTTTTACcacctgaaacaagaagacacCCTGGtagacaaagaaaacgaagacaTGAAACGGTTGAAGACAAGATAAGAGCGTCACATTAA